A window of the Dyadobacter pollutisoli genome harbors these coding sequences:
- a CDS encoding RNA polymerase sigma factor yields MKKYSDISNSEHLYDELWTRFLAGDEAAFEEIYQVHVDNLYSYGVHIVANTWLVQEAIQDLFADLWRSRNTLSDTTSIKYYLFRALRRRLHRMIRSEQTFTEISVDDKSHKTPQTNSFETDLIAQENQFEQIRRLRDSMAKLPPRRDANTNLVQYGAGTGTDEAAPTDMETSRYLLGTATYGWLENYDRSDVSEGWAVKLTAA; encoded by the coding sequence TTGAAGAAGTATAGCGACATCTCCAACTCGGAACATCTTTACGATGAACTTTGGACCCGGTTTCTGGCCGGTGATGAGGCAGCCTTTGAGGAAATTTATCAAGTCCATGTTGACAATTTGTATAGTTATGGCGTGCATATCGTTGCCAACACCTGGTTGGTCCAGGAAGCCATACAGGATCTTTTCGCAGATTTATGGCGAAGTCGGAATACCCTTTCGGATACTACATCCATCAAATATTATCTTTTCAGGGCATTGCGCAGGAGGCTGCATCGGATGATAAGGTCCGAACAAACTTTTACAGAAATTTCTGTGGATGACAAATCCCACAAAACGCCTCAAACCAATTCCTTTGAGACTGATCTTATTGCACAGGAAAATCAGTTTGAGCAAATCCGTAGGCTCCGGGATTCAATGGCTAAGCTCCCGCCCAGACGGGATGCCAATACGAACCTTGTACAGTATGGGGCCGGTACCGGAACTGACGAAGCCGCTCCTACGGACATGGAAACTTCCAGATATTTGTTAGGTACGGCGACTTATGGCTGGCTGGAAAATTATGATCGATCTGATGTTTCGGAGGGATGGGCTGTAAAACTTACGGCAGCATAA
- a CDS encoding M43 family zinc metalloprotease — protein MNSQNHLGFCGYKPDSVLENQIRQLIRQRLAQKQNEINLRTEAELYKIPVVVHVIEPSTASSLITDAGINSILANLNDAYRGRGYYFGSPDVQIEFELAKYGPDCSSYPAGAITRFDASGNATYVSKGVFNQGVSWGQVQSWVTWDKDLYLNIWIVNRLDNGASGVGGPGEGLIGDAQDMQEVHDQVAPHEVGHYLGIGHPFPSLSDCGCGDGDGLADTPPLTSYGIGSACDHNWWCSDASMALTNPCTNAPYGTIQKNIMNYLGVGCAQLFTNDQLNAMRATLETYHETLLTSPVLGPVAPMATAIISGPDQYCTLDGFPTTRVTCICSEVASITRNGSTINESGLGTKPLPSAGNSTVWDYTLKCANGLTASKSITFYNPGIKNVVTTCSSESTWQVQFENPGKYIVTSSAGSVVGNTITGIPNTEAPTVTVTDAEGCGNSITLAIPCCAQKVAATAQCSPTAPNGLSAYFGLTNFTFGSINKNSGNSQEDGANYVDRSCTDIAVMNSGNLYPVSVRGNYVNVHRVKVYIDYNNDGIFTTDLANNELAFQGTTAGGDANFASGNIMLPSTAVRNIPLRVRVLADPASTSDACTIIGYNTGRALVNFGAGQIEDFSITIQNPLPVTLISFEGTADAEGNKLTWETAQEEQNKGFEIERSPDGHYFETKGFVAGNNTTSIKSQYSFRDADVQTHLRYFYRLKQLDFDGGFVFSRIIDVANSNDLAPVYVFPNPIVGQEFHVAISRPADHDLFLISLNGTQIPIDKELSDSPAGWTVAGKGGILPGLYTIKIQNKFNRKIQYLKVVAR, from the coding sequence GTGAATTCGCAAAACCATTTGGGCTTTTGCGGCTACAAACCAGATTCGGTACTAGAGAATCAGATCCGGCAGCTGATAAGACAACGTTTGGCGCAGAAGCAAAACGAGATTAACCTTCGCACAGAAGCTGAATTATACAAAATTCCAGTGGTTGTCCATGTGATTGAACCCAGCACTGCGTCTTCGTTAATCACTGACGCAGGGATTAATAGCATTCTCGCCAACCTCAATGATGCCTATCGTGGTCGCGGATATTATTTTGGAAGCCCAGACGTACAAATTGAATTTGAACTGGCCAAGTATGGCCCGGATTGTTCCTCCTATCCAGCGGGTGCAATTACCCGCTTTGATGCTTCCGGAAATGCTACTTATGTTTCCAAAGGTGTTTTTAACCAGGGTGTTTCCTGGGGACAGGTACAAAGCTGGGTTACCTGGGACAAGGACCTTTACCTTAACATCTGGATTGTCAATCGTCTGGACAACGGAGCTTCGGGTGTCGGAGGACCGGGTGAGGGACTAATCGGTGATGCACAGGACATGCAGGAAGTCCACGATCAAGTAGCACCACACGAAGTGGGTCATTATCTTGGAATTGGGCACCCTTTCCCGTCCTTGAGTGACTGCGGTTGTGGCGATGGAGATGGTCTTGCCGATACACCTCCGTTAACCTCGTATGGGATCGGAAGTGCTTGTGACCACAACTGGTGGTGTTCGGATGCCTCCATGGCGTTGACAAACCCTTGCACCAATGCCCCCTATGGAACGATTCAGAAGAATATTATGAACTACCTCGGTGTGGGGTGCGCTCAATTATTTACAAACGACCAGCTAAATGCCATGCGTGCTACGCTGGAAACATATCATGAGACCTTGCTTACTTCACCAGTGCTAGGGCCGGTTGCTCCGATGGCTACTGCGATTATTTCTGGACCCGACCAGTACTGCACATTAGATGGTTTCCCTACCACAAGGGTCACTTGTATTTGTAGCGAAGTCGCTTCGATAACCCGCAACGGCTCGACAATCAATGAGTCTGGCCTGGGCACGAAGCCATTGCCGAGTGCGGGTAATTCTACTGTCTGGGATTATACGCTCAAGTGCGCAAATGGTTTGACAGCGTCGAAATCAATTACTTTCTATAATCCTGGCATCAAAAATGTAGTGACTACTTGCTCATCAGAAAGCACCTGGCAGGTTCAGTTTGAAAATCCCGGAAAGTATATCGTAACCTCATCAGCCGGCTCTGTTGTGGGCAATACAATCACCGGTATTCCAAATACCGAGGCGCCCACGGTTACGGTGACGGATGCGGAGGGTTGTGGCAATTCGATTACGCTGGCCATTCCTTGTTGCGCTCAGAAGGTGGCCGCCACAGCGCAATGCTCACCAACTGCTCCGAACGGTTTGAGTGCGTATTTTGGCCTTACAAACTTTACGTTTGGGTCTATCAATAAGAATTCGGGCAACTCCCAGGAAGATGGGGCCAACTATGTGGATCGCAGTTGTACCGACATTGCGGTGATGAACTCAGGCAACCTGTATCCCGTTTCAGTTCGCGGAAATTATGTTAACGTCCATCGTGTGAAGGTTTATATCGACTACAACAATGACGGAATTTTCACTACGGACCTAGCCAACAACGAGCTTGCCTTCCAAGGCACGACAGCCGGGGGAGATGCCAATTTCGCATCGGGTAATATCATGTTACCTTCGACGGCGGTGCGCAATATCCCGTTGCGCGTCCGGGTGCTGGCCGACCCTGCTTCAACATCGGACGCATGTACGATTATCGGGTACAATACAGGGCGGGCGTTGGTCAATTTTGGTGCGGGACAAATAGAGGATTTTTCTATCACCATACAAAACCCTTTGCCGGTTACCCTGATTAGTTTCGAAGGTACGGCCGATGCTGAGGGCAATAAATTGACATGGGAAACCGCCCAGGAAGAGCAAAATAAGGGGTTTGAAATCGAGCGGAGCCCAGATGGGCACTACTTTGAAACCAAAGGGTTTGTCGCTGGCAACAACACGACCTCAATAAAATCGCAGTACTCGTTCCGCGATGCGGATGTGCAAACGCACTTGCGCTATTTCTACCGGTTGAAACAGCTGGATTTTGACGGGGGATTTGTGTTTTCCAGAATCATAGATGTGGCAAATAGTAATGATCTGGCGCCTGTCTACGTGTTTCCCAACCCAATTGTCGGTCAGGAGTTCCACGTTGCTATCTCCCGCCCAGCCGATCATGACCTTTTCCTTATATCACTGAACGGAACGCAAATTCCTATTGATAAAGAACTATCTGACAGCCCTGCGGGGTGGACTGTCGCAGGTAAAGGTGGGATATTACCCGGACTGTACACCATAAAAATCCAAAATAAGTTCAATAGGAAAATTCAGTATTTGAAAGTAGTGGCCCGTTGA
- a CDS encoding NUDIX hydrolase, whose protein sequence is MSEKLVDSHKYNLWKGNLEKNGLEIHGIEELYSRRNGHGEILFSLLYTDATTPEGNKIPPICFLKGEVVSVLICFIDSVTREKYLLLVQQRRICDGSMTYEHPAGMLDSESDAAAVAAREVFEETGIAVEVSQLIKINKDPFFPSTGTSDEAMYMFYCELELTSDEINGYHNNVQGLISDHEYINTYVVPFAEGHRLITNVNGVLLDYLYLKDVGDWELLKKL, encoded by the coding sequence ATGAGTGAAAAGCTGGTTGATTCCCATAAATACAACCTTTGGAAAGGTAATCTGGAAAAGAACGGGCTGGAAATCCACGGCATCGAAGAACTGTATAGCCGCCGTAATGGTCATGGGGAGATACTATTTTCCCTGCTTTACACCGACGCGACTACGCCGGAAGGCAACAAGATACCGCCGATTTGTTTTTTAAAAGGGGAGGTAGTGAGCGTGCTGATATGTTTCATCGATTCCGTAACCCGCGAAAAATATCTGTTGCTTGTTCAGCAGAGGAGAATTTGTGACGGTTCCATGACTTACGAACATCCCGCCGGGATGCTGGACAGCGAAAGTGACGCAGCGGCAGTAGCAGCTCGTGAAGTCTTCGAAGAGACCGGAATTGCAGTAGAAGTGTCGCAACTGATCAAAATCAATAAAGATCCTTTTTTCCCATCGACCGGGACGAGCGACGAGGCCATGTATATGTTCTACTGCGAGCTGGAACTGACGTCAGACGAGATAAACGGATATCATAATAATGTGCAGGGCCTTATTTCGGATCACGAATATATCAATACTTATGTCGTCCCTTTTGCGGAAGGACATCGCCTGATAACCAACGTCAACGGAGTTCTGCTGGATTATTTATATCTGAAAGATGTGGGAGACTGGGAATTATTGAAGAAACTGTAA
- the glgB gene encoding 1,4-alpha-glucan branching protein GlgB, with protein sequence MAKSTGKKKTDSSTAPADTTKEHVGNESLNAVETISRFTDFDIHLFRQGKHFKLYEKLGSHVMEVNGVVGTYFAVWAPNASYISVIGNFNGWNHAGHSLAPRWDSSGIWEGWIPNIGVGEVYKYYIVSLNGQHLEKSDPFALWCEVAPRTASIVWDTWFEWQDSDWMKTRKEKNKLNAPISVYEVHLGSWQRDPNDPERFLTYKEIAVTLVPYVKEMGFTHVELMPVMEHPYPPSWGYQITGYFSCASRMGTPQELMYLIDQLHQAGIGVYIDWVPSHFPGDTHGLFRFDGTALYEHEDPRKGYHPDWKSYIFNYGRNEVRSFLISNAIFWMDRYHTDGLRVDAVASMLYLDYSRKHGEWIPNEFGGRENLEAISLLKEMNIAAYTEFPDIQTIAEESTAFPGVSRPVFVGGLGFGMKWMMGWMNDTLKYFEKDSAFRKWHQDQLTFSLVYAFSENFMLPLSHDEVVYGKKSLINKMPGDEWQKFANLRLMFTYMFTHPGTKLIFMGGEFGQTSEWNFQQSLDWHLLETPGHKGMKECVKALNHLYRTEPAMYEFSFAHEGFEWIDTQDRENSVLVFARKGTMQDQNLVIVLNLTPVPRKSYRVGVLSEGNWQEIFNSDAEQFYGSGIINYEPVISEGQQWHGKSHSVLLDLPPMGAVVLKKIAEKSSKRLKS encoded by the coding sequence ATGGCTAAGTCAACTGGTAAAAAAAAAACAGACTCATCAACCGCTCCCGCTGACACGACTAAGGAACATGTTGGGAATGAGTCGTTGAATGCGGTAGAAACAATTAGCCGTTTTACAGATTTTGATATTCATCTTTTTCGTCAGGGGAAGCATTTCAAACTCTATGAAAAGCTGGGCTCCCATGTGATGGAAGTGAATGGTGTTGTAGGTACGTATTTCGCCGTGTGGGCTCCCAATGCGTCTTATATTTCGGTTATCGGAAATTTTAACGGCTGGAACCATGCCGGTCATTCACTGGCTCCTCGCTGGGACAGTTCCGGGATCTGGGAAGGCTGGATACCGAATATCGGCGTTGGGGAGGTTTATAAGTACTACATTGTTTCGCTGAACGGCCAGCACCTCGAAAAATCAGATCCATTTGCATTATGGTGCGAAGTTGCCCCGCGAACCGCGTCCATTGTTTGGGATACATGGTTTGAATGGCAGGATTCTGACTGGATGAAGACCAGAAAAGAGAAAAACAAGCTGAACGCTCCGATCTCCGTGTACGAAGTGCACCTCGGGTCATGGCAGCGCGACCCCAATGATCCTGAAAGATTTCTTACCTATAAAGAAATAGCGGTCACACTTGTTCCTTATGTGAAGGAGATGGGTTTTACACACGTAGAACTTATGCCGGTGATGGAGCATCCTTATCCGCCTTCATGGGGTTATCAGATCACGGGGTACTTCTCCTGCGCATCCCGTATGGGTACGCCACAGGAACTGATGTACCTGATCGATCAGCTCCACCAGGCCGGAATCGGCGTTTATATTGACTGGGTACCTTCCCATTTTCCGGGCGATACGCACGGTTTGTTCCGATTCGACGGTACTGCTTTATATGAGCACGAAGATCCAAGAAAAGGATATCACCCGGACTGGAAAAGCTATATCTTCAATTATGGCAGGAACGAGGTCCGCTCATTTTTGATCAGCAATGCTATTTTTTGGATGGACCGGTACCATACCGACGGGCTGAGAGTGGATGCAGTGGCTTCGATGTTATATCTTGATTATTCAAGAAAGCACGGAGAATGGATACCGAATGAATTTGGAGGAAGGGAAAACCTTGAAGCGATTTCCTTGCTTAAAGAAATGAACATTGCGGCCTACACCGAGTTTCCTGACATTCAAACCATTGCGGAAGAATCGACTGCATTCCCGGGAGTTTCCAGGCCCGTTTTTGTGGGAGGGCTGGGTTTTGGCATGAAATGGATGATGGGCTGGATGAACGATACGCTGAAATATTTTGAAAAGGATTCAGCATTCCGGAAATGGCACCAGGATCAGCTGACATTCAGTCTGGTGTATGCTTTTTCAGAAAACTTTATGCTCCCGCTTTCTCATGATGAGGTAGTATATGGCAAAAAGTCGCTGATCAATAAAATGCCTGGCGATGAGTGGCAAAAGTTTGCTAACCTGAGGCTGATGTTTACCTACATGTTTACGCATCCGGGAACGAAGCTGATATTCATGGGGGGAGAGTTCGGTCAGACGTCAGAATGGAATTTTCAGCAGAGCCTGGACTGGCATCTTCTCGAAACTCCTGGGCACAAAGGCATGAAAGAATGTGTGAAAGCATTAAATCATTTGTACAGAACTGAACCTGCCATGTACGAGTTTTCATTCGCACATGAAGGCTTCGAATGGATTGACACGCAGGACCGTGAAAACTCGGTGCTCGTTTTTGCAAGAAAAGGAACAATGCAGGATCAGAACCTGGTTATTGTGCTGAATCTTACACCTGTTCCAAGAAAAAGTTATCGTGTTGGTGTACTTTCGGAAGGCAACTGGCAGGAGATCTTTAATTCCGACGCAGAGCAGTTTTACGGAAGCGGCATCATTAACTACGAGCCAGTGATCTCAGAAGGCCAGCAGTGGCATGGCAAAAGTCATTCAGTACTGCTCGATCTGCCTCCGATGGGCGCGGTTGTATTGAAGAAGATAGCTGAGAAAAGTAGTAAGCGCTTAAAAAGCTAA
- a CDS encoding dipeptidase, whose amino-acid sequence MKKLLLLLSLPLMTLAQTAPVKMSPKAAKIHAKALTIDTHADVPINMMKPGFDIAVEHDYENDRSQIDFPRMIKGGMDGMFFAVYLGQGKRTDEANAEAKTKALAIFEKIHEAVRLNPGTAGIATTSKDAYRLQKEGKRVVFIGMENGWPVGKDITNLKQYYDLGLRYITLSHSSNNDICDSSTDGDGPEFNGLSAFGEEVVKEMNRLGIMVDISHVSDSTFYDVIKLTKVPVIASHSSCRALCDVPRNMTDDMIKTLAKNGGVIQINFVPGFVKKPSQPHEMSLKALRLKIRQTDLSDADKKALRDEMKAISEKYKSDMPTLKEAVDHIEHVIKLTSVDHVGIGMDLDGGGEVIGLHDVSQIGAITEELVQRGYSAKDIEKIWGGNIMRVLDAVEKGAGSI is encoded by the coding sequence ATGAAAAAGCTTCTATTATTGTTATCGTTACCGCTCATGACGCTGGCGCAGACCGCGCCGGTGAAAATGTCTCCCAAGGCTGCCAAAATCCACGCCAAAGCACTCACCATCGACACCCATGCCGATGTACCTATTAATATGATGAAGCCGGGCTTCGACATTGCGGTGGAGCACGACTATGAAAACGACCGTTCACAGATTGATTTTCCACGGATGATCAAAGGCGGAATGGATGGAATGTTTTTTGCTGTGTATCTCGGCCAGGGGAAGCGTACCGACGAGGCCAATGCAGAAGCTAAGACAAAAGCACTGGCAATTTTCGAAAAAATCCATGAAGCAGTAAGGTTGAATCCGGGGACAGCTGGCATTGCCACAACTTCCAAGGATGCATACCGTTTGCAAAAAGAAGGCAAGAGAGTCGTATTTATAGGTATGGAAAACGGCTGGCCTGTCGGCAAGGACATTACCAACCTAAAACAATACTACGACTTGGGACTCAGGTATATTACATTGTCCCATTCGTCGAATAACGATATCTGCGATTCCTCTACCGATGGCGACGGGCCTGAATTCAATGGATTAAGTGCTTTTGGAGAAGAGGTAGTCAAGGAAATGAACCGGCTGGGCATTATGGTTGATATTTCGCATGTCTCAGATTCTACTTTTTATGACGTCATCAAACTAACGAAAGTACCTGTAATCGCTTCGCATTCGTCTTGCCGGGCTTTGTGCGACGTGCCAAGAAATATGACGGACGATATGATCAAGACCTTGGCCAAAAATGGTGGCGTGATCCAGATCAACTTTGTTCCGGGTTTTGTGAAAAAACCTTCACAGCCTCACGAAATGTCATTGAAGGCATTAAGGCTTAAAATCCGTCAGACTGACCTTTCCGACGCAGATAAAAAGGCTTTGCGTGATGAAATGAAGGCGATTAGTGAAAAATACAAGTCCGATATGCCGACGTTAAAAGAGGCTGTAGACCACATTGAACACGTCATAAAGCTGACCAGCGTGGATCATGTAGGTATTGGGATGGACTTGGATGGCGGAGGAGAAGTGATCGGTCTGCACGACGTGAGCCAGATAGGCGCTATCACCGAGGAACTGGTCCAAAGAGGTTATTCGGCCAAGGATATTGAGAAAATATGGGGGGGCAACATCATGCGCGTGCTGGACGCCGTAGAGAAGGGCGCAGGCTCCATTTGA
- a CDS encoding YdeI/OmpD-associated family protein yields MAPTFFADQADFRKWLAENHQKETELLVGFYKVGSGKASMSWSESVDQALCFGWIDGVRKSIDDQSYTIRFTPRKPGSIWSAINIKKIEDLSEKGLMQPAGMASYAKRKEHKSKIYSYEKEPEILSEEFEKQFRANEKAWEFFQKQAPSYQKAAIHLVMTAKREETRISRLETLIRDSENGTKIKQLSY; encoded by the coding sequence ATGGCACCTACTTTCTTCGCAGATCAGGCCGATTTCCGCAAATGGCTGGCAGAAAATCACCAAAAAGAAACTGAATTGCTGGTGGGGTTCTACAAAGTGGGCAGTGGTAAAGCAAGCATGAGTTGGTCAGAGTCAGTAGATCAGGCGCTGTGTTTTGGCTGGATTGATGGCGTTCGTAAATCGATTGACGATCAGAGTTATACCATTCGCTTTACTCCGCGTAAACCGGGAAGCATCTGGAGTGCTATCAATATCAAGAAAATAGAAGATCTTTCGGAAAAAGGTTTGATGCAACCGGCCGGGATGGCCAGCTATGCAAAACGAAAAGAGCATAAATCGAAAATTTATTCTTACGAAAAAGAACCCGAAATACTTTCCGAGGAATTTGAAAAGCAGTTCAGAGCTAATGAAAAGGCCTGGGAATTTTTCCAAAAACAAGCCCCATCCTATCAGAAAGCAGCTATTCACCTTGTCATGACAGCAAAAAGAGAAGAAACGCGTATCAGCAGGCTCGAAACATTAATCAGAGATAGCGAGAACGGTACCAAAATAAAACAACTGAGTTACTAG
- the budA gene encoding acetolactate decarboxylase, with the protein MMKFFTSRIFPFQNSALIFLLVPVIFSGCKSTQKQPGGSSAKHISVQEDFMYQYSIIDALMAGVFDGDLNMSQLKKKGNFGIGTFNKVDGELLMDQGRVYKISYDGSVKEVPDSDSTSAAFVKFFKADTIIHLKGNLTYEAVQEQLAKILNPNGIYALRIAGNFTTMTTRAARPAKPPYTSLPDHLKVNQAVFNLTNTKGICDGFLLPPYLARTNVPGFHLHYLADDRKAGGHIFSFTTSSVTVEVDIAKGFTIENNTNNEFRNVNLKPDRGAELRKIE; encoded by the coding sequence ATGATGAAATTTTTCACCTCCCGAATCTTTCCATTCCAAAATTCCGCATTAATATTCTTATTGGTACCAGTCATTTTTAGCGGCTGCAAATCGACGCAAAAGCAGCCAGGTGGCAGTTCAGCAAAACATATAAGCGTCCAGGAAGACTTTATGTACCAATATTCGATCATTGATGCGCTGATGGCTGGTGTGTTTGACGGTGACCTTAATATGTCCCAGCTGAAAAAGAAAGGTAATTTTGGTATTGGCACATTCAACAAAGTTGACGGGGAGCTCCTGATGGACCAGGGCCGTGTCTATAAGATCAGTTATGACGGTTCTGTAAAGGAAGTACCTGACTCCGACAGTACATCCGCAGCTTTCGTCAAATTTTTCAAAGCGGATACCATCATTCATTTGAAGGGAAACCTGACTTACGAAGCGGTACAAGAACAGCTCGCCAAGATTCTCAACCCAAATGGCATTTACGCGCTTCGGATAGCCGGAAATTTCACAACAATGACCACACGCGCCGCGAGGCCAGCCAAGCCGCCCTACACTTCGCTGCCCGACCATCTGAAAGTCAATCAAGCCGTATTTAACCTGACAAACACCAAAGGAATCTGTGATGGGTTTCTGCTGCCACCCTATCTTGCCAGGACCAATGTACCGGGCTTTCATTTGCATTATCTGGCCGATGACAGGAAAGCCGGAGGACATATATTCAGCTTTACGACAAGTTCGGTAACCGTTGAAGTAGACATTGCGAAAGGCTTTACCATTGAGAACAATACCAATAACGAGTTCCGTAACGTCAACCTGAAACCCGATCGCGGCGCTGAACTCAGGAAAATTGAGTAG
- a CDS encoding alpha/beta hydrolase — protein sequence MENLSAYSMKRRFICLILTCLTGLAAQAQVTYFADMLGKGFKQATIIQPSDYEGSVTCTIIKKSTPEKSNKAVLYVHGFNDYFFQEEMAERFIKEGYNFYAVDLRKYGRSWLPSQKFNNVRDLSEYFADIDTTLSIIKSEGSDKVLLSGHSLGGLIVSLYADARNGKELFDAVLLNSPFFDMPVKSGLKKTALPLIVKRAEKHPETSIDAGLSPLYGESLHKDAHGEWSYSLGYKPHIAPPVNFGWMRAVHLGQVKVSQGLQISKPVLVLHSAKSIDEKKWSDIMFTGDAVLNVTEIALQAQNIVGQYSIQAVQGGMHDLILSKKPVREEVYSTIFNWAKRVVK from the coding sequence ATGGAAAATCTCAGCGCTTATTCAATGAAAAGACGTTTTATTTGTCTGATACTGACCTGTCTGACAGGCCTGGCAGCGCAGGCGCAGGTCACTTATTTCGCTGACATGCTCGGTAAAGGCTTCAAGCAGGCCACCATCATTCAACCTTCTGATTATGAAGGAAGTGTAACCTGTACGATCATCAAGAAAAGCACTCCCGAAAAAAGCAACAAAGCTGTATTATATGTGCATGGCTTCAATGACTATTTCTTTCAGGAGGAAATGGCGGAACGGTTCATCAAAGAAGGTTACAATTTTTACGCGGTAGATCTCCGGAAATACGGCAGATCGTGGCTGCCAAGCCAGAAATTCAACAATGTCAGGGACTTGTCTGAATATTTCGCGGACATTGATACCACATTGTCCATCATCAAAAGCGAAGGATCAGATAAAGTGCTATTGAGCGGGCATTCACTGGGCGGGCTGATTGTTTCGTTGTATGCCGATGCCAGAAACGGCAAGGAATTGTTCGATGCGGTGCTGCTCAACAGTCCTTTTTTTGATATGCCCGTCAAATCCGGCTTAAAAAAAACAGCCTTACCTCTGATTGTAAAAAGAGCCGAAAAGCATCCCGAAACTTCGATCGACGCAGGATTAAGCCCTCTTTATGGCGAAAGTCTGCACAAAGACGCGCACGGAGAATGGTCTTACAGCCTTGGCTACAAGCCACACATTGCACCACCCGTTAATTTTGGTTGGATGAGGGCGGTACATTTGGGACAAGTAAAAGTTTCACAAGGATTACAGATCAGCAAACCCGTGCTGGTACTGCATTCCGCCAAATCCATTGATGAAAAGAAATGGAGCGACATCATGTTCACCGGCGACGCCGTGTTGAATGTCACCGAAATAGCATTGCAAGCCCAAAATATCGTCGGCCAATACAGCATTCAAGCCGTCCAGGGCGGCATGCACGATCTGATCCTTTCGAAGAAACCTGTGAGGGAGGAGGTTTATTCTACTATTTTCAACTGGGCGAAGCGGGTTGTTAAGTAA
- a CDS encoding REP-associated tyrosine transposase yields the protein MSEKYRFHKDGLFFVTMTVVGWIDVFTRKKYADEIIKNLNYCIEHKGLEVYEFCIMSNHLHLICSAKDGEVGKVIRDFKSFTAKEIIRLIDENPQESRKEWLLYMFRYFAKGSSPKCEFQFWQHHNHPIWLESRRFILQRTRYIWNNPVKAGIVSEPQHYIYSSANPDTELKLS from the coding sequence ATGTCCGAAAAATATAGATTTCACAAAGACGGCCTTTTCTTCGTCACCATGACCGTAGTCGGCTGGATCGACGTATTCACCCGTAAAAAATACGCCGACGAAATTATCAAAAACCTAAATTACTGCATCGAACACAAAGGTCTGGAAGTTTACGAATTCTGTATTATGTCCAATCACTTGCATTTGATTTGTTCAGCAAAGGATGGTGAAGTTGGGAAAGTGATCAGAGATTTTAAAAGTTTTACCGCCAAGGAAATCATCAGATTAATTGACGAAAATCCACAAGAAAGCCGCAAAGAATGGTTGCTTTATATGTTCAGGTACTTTGCAAAAGGATCCAGTCCGAAATGCGAATTTCAGTTTTGGCAGCATCATAATCACCCGATATGGCTCGAATCCAGGAGATTTATATTGCAAAGGACAAGATATATTTGGAACAATCCGGTAAAAGCTGGGATTGTCAGTGAGCCGCAGCATTATATTTATAGTAGTGCCAACCCTGATACTGAACTGAAACTTTCCTGA
- a CDS encoding SymE family type I addiction module toxin yields the protein MRSTKTLKTIPKPAKPKRPDVRSLKIQPKVRRSFYKETFVPEIKLAGEWLRNLGFESGSQVKITTMQQLLIITPLE from the coding sequence ATGCGATCAACTAAAACACTAAAAACCATTCCGAAACCCGCCAAACCAAAACGCCCGGATGTACGGAGCCTTAAAATCCAACCCAAAGTCAGACGTAGCTTCTACAAAGAAACATTCGTCCCCGAGATCAAACTTGCCGGAGAATGGCTGCGAAACCTGGGTTTTGAGTCTGGAAGCCAGGTAAAGATTACCACCATGCAGCAGCTTTTGATCATTACACCACTGGAATAA